Genomic DNA from uncultured Desulfuromusa sp.:
CTGCGATGTGGAGACCGGATAGCGTGCCAGAGTCATCAGATAGACACTCATGGCAGCAGAGAAGGCAACCACAAAAGCTCCGGCAACGGCATTGACCGCACCGAGTTTTCCGAGCGTCTGAGTGGCTCCGGCACCACTGACGACGGCTCCAAGAATAATGAAAATACAGCTGAGAATGGCAGCAGTCCGAAATCTGAGCATTCGTGAGCCAACAGCTGTACCAAAGACATTGGAGGCGTCATTCGCTCCCAGAGACCAGCCCAGAAACATGCCGCTTGAAAGGAAGAACAAAAACATAATGACTTTCTTAGAGTGAGCGTTTGATAACGTATATGGCCAGGCTGTCGCCCAGGTCTTCAGCCTGGTCAGCGATCTTGTCAATGCTTTTTGACAAATCGCGGAGCTGCATCTTTAAATCCAGACCTAATTCTTCATCATTGAAAATAGCTTTCTGTAAACAGGTGGTCGCTTTATCCGCCTCAGTTTCCCAGAAAGAAACCTTGTGAATGTGGTCTGTGGCTTGGGAAATATCCTTGAAATAAGCCCTGAGCGACAGGGTTGCCGATTCAACCGCCTGAATGACACAATTGACCAGGATTCTTAAATCATCGTGAAATTTGGGGGCAATGACCGGTCGCTCAATTTCCACTCTGAACATAACCCCTTTAAACCGTCCGAGGAGGGCATCCATTCTTTCAATCAATTCCAGCACATCTCCCCGAGATTCAGGAATCAGGGTTTTCCGATACAGGAGATCCTCGATGGAATGGCGTAACAGGTCTGCTTGCTTTTCTGTTTGCACAATGTGGTTAAGGTGTTCGTTAAAGGTCTCAATTTTATTAATCAGATAGGCATCAATGCCCTGGATAAAGATCAGGCCTGACTCACTGGCGAGATTCAAAAAACTGTCTATTTCTCTTTCTATTCCAGTACGATTTTTAAATATACTGACAAATGACATGAACGGCCCCTTCTGGAACAGGATTAATATGTTATTATCAAAGGATAATGAATATCCTAAGAAACACAAGAGGTTTGTTTGCCGCCCTTTGAATTGACAGCAAACCGGACCTTATCCGGTTGTTGACAAAGGGACTGAATCGGAAGTTGTTATATATTATATATAATGATCGCGATTGCACCCTGAAACGAAAAAAGTAGAATAATTAATGTTTCACTAACATTGACGATATAGTTTGCTATTCTTTGTGTGTAGGCTGTAAAAAAGAAGAACATGATATTAACCGATGTTGAATTGTTAAGGAGAGATGAGATGAAAAAAATCGTGTTGCTGGGAGTGTTGGCGCTGTTTTCTCTGGCTGGGTTTGCCCAGGCGGAAACTCTGAGTCTGTTGACCTGGAAAGGCTATGCCCCCCAGGTTCTGGTTGACAAATTTGAAAAAGAAACAGGAATTAAGGTCGAAGTGACCTATTCCAACAATGAAGAGATGATTGCAAAGTTAAGGGCAACGCGTGGAGCTGGTTTTGATCTGGCCCAACCGAGCCAGGATCGGATTTCGTCAGTTCAGGAAAAGTACAAGATTTATCAGGCTATGGATTATGCAAAAATCAATTCTGATCTGTTTATTCCTTCAATGTTGAATGCCGTTAAAAAGAATACCCTGGTAGGGGACGACTCATTTGCTGTGCCCTTCTGCTGGGGAACATCCGGTATGATTGTCAACTCGGCAAAAGCACCGGGTGCTAACAGTTGGAAAGCTCTTCTGGACAGCAAATATGAAGGCCGCGTCAGCTACCGCTTGAAGCGTCCAACCCTGATCGCCATGGGGTTTGCCCTGGGTTATGATCCCTTTGCCCTCTACTCTGATGCAGCTGCATACAAAGCGATGCTTGATAAAATTGCAGAGACTCTGATTGCCGCCAAGCCCCTGGTGAAAAACTATTGGGCCAATGGTGATGCGCTTCTCGAATCGATGCGTTCTGAAGAAGTCTTTGTTGCAATGGCCTGGGATGCCGGTGGCTGGAAGCTGCATGACGATAACGCTGCTATTGATTTTGTTGCCCCACAGGAAGGTGCGTTGGGCTGGATCGATACCTTTGCTATCCCATCAAAAGCCAAAAACCTTGATGCTGCATATAAATGGATTAACTTTATGCTCAGACCCGAAAATGCCGGCTATTTTACCACCACAGAAAAATATGGCACAGCATCTCAGGGTGCAAATGCATTTATTTCCCCTGAGGTTCGCGGTAACTTCGAGCGCACTTTCCCGCAAGCAGCGATTGACAATATCAAGTGGTACCCGCCGGTTCCGGCTAAACTGGAAAGTATGGAAGGGAAGGTTCTTGACAAGGTCAAGGCTGCTCAGTAATTTGAACGCAATGTTATGCTGTTACAGGGATGGCTTCGGCCATCCCTGTTTTACCATGCAGGCAGATTTTCATGTGCTTGCAGGTGTTTTTTGGGAAAATTCATGAATAATGATTTGTCTGTTTCCAATCTGGTAAAAAAATTCGCAGATTTCACCGCTGTAGATTCTGTCTCTTTTGATGTTCCGCAAGGGTCATTTTTTTCTATTCTCGGTCCGTCCGGCTGCGGGAAAACAACCCTGTTGAGAATGATTGCCGGGTTTGAAGAACCGACATCCGGCAGCATCATGATCCGTGGTAAGGATATGGCCGGGGTCGGTCCGAACCTGCGTCCGGTCAATCTGGTGTTTCAACATCTGGCTCTTTTTCCGATGATGAATGTTGCTGAAAATATTGCTTTCGGGCTCCGGCGGAGAAAAGTGGACAGTGTCACAATCAAAAAGAAAACCGAAGCTATTCTGGAGCGGGTCGGGTTGCCTGATTATGCAAAGCATCAGATCAGACAGCTTTCCGGAGGGCAGAAACAGCGCGTAGCCATTGCCCGGTGCCTGGTTCTGGAGCCTTCGGTTCTGCTTCTGGATGAGCCGTTGGGTGCGCTGGATCTGAAGCTGCGTGAACAGATGAAGGTTGAGTTGAAGACGCTGCAATCCAAAGTTGGGACCACGTTTGTTTATATCACTCATGATCAGTCTGAAGCACTGGTGATGTCTGATCGCGTTGTGGTGATGAACGAGGGACGATTTGAACAACTGGGGACGCCGCAGGAACTTTATAGTCAGCCTTTGACCCCTTTTGTTGCCCAGTTTGTCGGTGATAACAATCTCTGGTCGGGGGAAATCACCGAATTATCCGGAACGGATGCCATTATCCGCACCGACGAAGGGTTTATCTTTCGCAGCAGAGTGCAGGGAAATGTCATTGTCGGTCGGCGTGCCGATCTGTTTCTGCG
This window encodes:
- a CDS encoding DUF47 family protein, encoding MSFVSIFKNRTGIEREIDSFLNLASESGLIFIQGIDAYLINKIETFNEHLNHIVQTEKQADLLRHSIEDLLYRKTLIPESRGDVLELIERMDALLGRFKGVMFRVEIERPVIAPKFHDDLRILVNCVIQAVESATLSLRAYFKDISQATDHIHKVSFWETEADKATTCLQKAIFNDEELGLDLKMQLRDLSKSIDKIADQAEDLGDSLAIYVIKRSL
- a CDS encoding extracellular solute-binding protein is translated as MKKIVLLGVLALFSLAGFAQAETLSLLTWKGYAPQVLVDKFEKETGIKVEVTYSNNEEMIAKLRATRGAGFDLAQPSQDRISSVQEKYKIYQAMDYAKINSDLFIPSMLNAVKKNTLVGDDSFAVPFCWGTSGMIVNSAKAPGANSWKALLDSKYEGRVSYRLKRPTLIAMGFALGYDPFALYSDAAAYKAMLDKIAETLIAAKPLVKNYWANGDALLESMRSEEVFVAMAWDAGGWKLHDDNAAIDFVAPQEGALGWIDTFAIPSKAKNLDAAYKWINFMLRPENAGYFTTTEKYGTASQGANAFISPEVRGNFERTFPQAAIDNIKWYPPVPAKLESMEGKVLDKVKAAQ
- a CDS encoding ABC transporter ATP-binding protein, with the translated sequence MNNDLSVSNLVKKFADFTAVDSVSFDVPQGSFFSILGPSGCGKTTLLRMIAGFEEPTSGSIMIRGKDMAGVGPNLRPVNLVFQHLALFPMMNVAENIAFGLRRRKVDSVTIKKKTEAILERVGLPDYAKHQIRQLSGGQKQRVAIARCLVLEPSVLLLDEPLGALDLKLREQMKVELKTLQSKVGTTFVYITHDQSEALVMSDRVVVMNEGRFEQLGTPQELYSQPLTPFVAQFVGDNNLWSGEITELSGTDAIIRTDEGFIFRSRVQGNVIVGRRADLFLRPETLRIQPPEKEGLNTFNVTVKTILFDGANSRLLTVTPEDHELLVALPQNRSFDHIQPGQTIEVGWHSEAGVCFAARD